A portion of the Hymenobacter gelipurpurascens genome contains these proteins:
- a CDS encoding type III polyketide synthase, whose protein sequence is MTSYLCAIGTANPPHRIPQTDIANFMAGALQLNEAGTRKLRALYRVSGIAQRYTVLPDYGRENGAYEFFPNTPDLEPFPSVGHRMAQYRLHALPLSVQAVRECLRQQPEVKVGGITHLVTVSCTGMYAPGLDIELVAALGLNPNVQRTCVNFMGCYAAVNALKLADAFCRADASAQVLIVCTELCTLHFQKSQEDDHLVSNALFGDGAAAALVLGKPAVKGPSLALEAFHCGLEPDGQQDMAWHINNFGFEMTLSSYVPHLIQRGIRKLTDQLLENLPVQLSDIHAFAIHPGGRKILETIEQELGLSTHDNRFAYEVLRDYGNMSSATVLFVLQKLLHSLTPADAGAPVLSFAFGPGLTLEAMLLKVVLPEVRTADGHRTALLAEPTARLTAQPVS, encoded by the coding sequence ATGACCAGCTACCTCTGTGCCATCGGCACTGCCAACCCGCCCCACCGTATTCCGCAAACCGATATTGCCAACTTTATGGCAGGCGCGCTGCAACTTAACGAAGCTGGCACGCGCAAGCTCCGTGCGCTGTATCGGGTGTCGGGAATTGCGCAGCGCTACACCGTATTGCCGGATTATGGGCGGGAAAATGGTGCGTATGAGTTCTTCCCGAACACGCCTGATCTGGAGCCCTTTCCCTCCGTAGGTCACCGCATGGCCCAGTACCGGCTGCATGCGCTGCCGCTTTCGGTGCAGGCCGTGCGCGAGTGCCTGCGCCAGCAGCCAGAGGTGAAAGTGGGAGGTATTACGCACCTGGTTACGGTAAGCTGCACCGGCATGTATGCACCGGGGCTGGACATTGAGTTGGTGGCGGCGCTCGGGCTGAACCCCAATGTGCAGCGCACCTGCGTAAACTTTATGGGCTGCTACGCGGCCGTGAATGCGCTTAAGCTGGCCGATGCCTTTTGTCGCGCTGATGCGTCGGCGCAGGTGCTCATTGTGTGCACGGAGCTCTGCACCCTGCACTTCCAGAAAAGCCAGGAAGACGACCACCTGGTTTCGAATGCGCTGTTCGGGGATGGCGCTGCCGCTGCCTTGGTGCTGGGCAAGCCGGCAGTCAAAGGGCCCAGCCTGGCGCTAGAAGCGTTCCATTGTGGCCTAGAGCCCGATGGCCAGCAGGATATGGCTTGGCACATCAACAACTTCGGGTTTGAGATGACGCTATCTTCTTACGTGCCCCACCTCATCCAGCGCGGCATCCGGAAACTTACTGACCAGCTGTTGGAGAACCTACCCGTGCAGCTTTCTGATATTCACGCCTTTGCCATTCATCCGGGTGGACGCAAGATCCTGGAAACCATTGAGCAGGAGCTAGGCCTATCCACGCACGACAACCGCTTTGCCTACGAGGTACTGCGCGACTACGGCAATATGTCGTCGGCCACGGTGCTGTTTGTGCTGCAGAAGCTACTGCACAGCCTCACTCCTGCCGATGCCGGTGCCCCAGTCCTGAGCTTTGCCTTTGGGCCAGGCCTCACGCTGGAGGCCATGCTGCTGAAAGTAGTTTTGCCGGAAGTCCGGACTGCTGATGGCCACCGCACGGCCCTGTTGGCAGAGCCTACCGCCCGCCTTACCGCGCAGCCCGTTTCGTAA
- a CDS encoding methyltransferase domain-containing protein yields MNFRHRATAEELMDDLSLASDELRRNLDELETINTWLGGYAPVLDALQRLRPQFPAGRPLRLADLGSGGGDTLRQIARWARKRGLAIELTGIDANPFMLEYAASKSQAYPEISYQQADIFSQEFQQQPYDILTASLFCHHFTSEQLTGMLPLWQQQAQLAVVINDLHRHPLAYYSIRWLTRLFRGSYLVQHDAPLSVARAFTRHDWQQLLRASGIARYALRWRWAFRWQVIIR; encoded by the coding sequence ATGAATTTTCGTCATCGTGCTACGGCGGAAGAGTTGATGGACGACTTGTCCCTTGCCTCCGACGAGCTGCGCCGTAACCTGGACGAGCTGGAAACCATCAATACTTGGCTGGGAGGGTACGCGCCCGTGCTGGATGCGCTGCAGCGTCTGCGCCCGCAGTTCCCGGCGGGCCGGCCCCTGCGCCTCGCCGATTTGGGCAGCGGCGGCGGCGACACCCTGCGCCAGATTGCCCGCTGGGCCCGCAAACGTGGCCTAGCCATAGAACTGACGGGCATCGACGCCAACCCCTTCATGCTGGAGTATGCCGCCAGCAAAAGTCAGGCATATCCGGAAATCAGCTACCAGCAAGCCGATATTTTCTCGCAGGAGTTCCAGCAACAACCCTACGACATTCTGACGGCCAGCCTGTTTTGCCACCACTTCACGTCGGAACAGCTGACTGGCATGCTGCCACTGTGGCAACAACAGGCCCAACTGGCCGTCGTCATCAACGACCTGCACCGCCACCCCCTGGCCTACTACAGCATCCGGTGGCTTACGCGCCTCTTCCGCGGCTCCTACTTGGTACAGCACGACGCGCCGCTTTCGGTGGCCCGCGCCTTCACGCGCCACGACTGGCAACAACTGCTGCGCGCTTCCGGCATTGCGCGCTACGCCTTACGCTGGCGCTGGGCCTTCCGCTGGCAGGTGATTATCAGGTGA